One segment of Fusarium oxysporum f. sp. lycopersici 4287 chromosome 15, whole genome shotgun sequence DNA contains the following:
- a CDS encoding hypothetical protein (At least one base has a quality score < 10) codes for MVFQNQLRACKGKPRVLILTDITNEPDDSQSLVRYLLYSNEFDTRGLVACTSTHMRSRVAPQEIESIVDGYGEVVDNLNAHAHPDNQYPSAQSLRDMIKVGPPVYGKIALEPFTPLSSGSQLIIARIDESEEPLWVLLWGGANPLAQALAHVEKTRNASAFAQFRSKTRVYAISDQDDTGAWIRVTYPDIFYICSLHGWCQYNAAAWTGISGPTDVAIGPLGAKYPDFKFLVEGDTPTFLYLIQNGLGSPEHPHWGSWGGRYSYSDPSMTGNHFVDAVDNVVGMDGRTYTSNFATIWRWRRAFQTDFAARMQWTLTDDPSKANHAPVVFVNDSTGGPEPVLIEVEAGEKLLLDASRSYDPDGQDITFNWFQYKEPTAVQGWPVGLHPDLDIITVDLKGRGDQVEVQIPGPEVSAQEPISGQAMTKGLEYHIVLEVRDNGEPCMTTYKRVVIQTTNKALRGSRGTAVATTAEWIELPK; via the exons ATGGTGTTCCAAAACCAGCTGCGGGCCTGCAAAGGCAAGCCCAgagtcttgatcttgactGACATAACCAACGAACCCGACGACTCGCAATCACTTGTGCGCTACCTGCTCTACAGCAATGAGTTTGACACGCGCGGTCTTGTGGCCTGTACATCCACGCACATGAGGTCCCGTGTAGCTCCGCAAGAAATTGAGAGCATCGTCGACGGCTATGGGGAGGTCGTCGACAACCTCAACGCCCATGCTCATCCCGACAACCAGTACCCGAGCGCACAAAGCCTTCGGGATATGATCAAGGTCGGCCCCCCAGTGTATGGGAAAATCGCCCTCGAGCCTTTCACTCCACTGAGTAGCGGCTCCCAGCTCATCATTGCTCGTATTGATGAGTCTGAGGAGCCTCTCTGGGTACTTCTCTGGGGCGGTGCCAATCCACTTGCCCAGGCTCTCGCACACGTTGAGAAGACAAGAAATGCTTCGGCATTTGCTCAATTCAGATCCAAGACCAGAGTGTATGCCATCTCTGACCAGGACGATACTGGTGCCTGGATCAGAGTCACATATCCAGATATCTTCTACATCTGCTCTCTCCATGGCTGGTGCCAGTATAATGCCGCAGCGTGGACAGGCATCTCGGGTCCGACCGACGTCGCG ATCGGGCCACTGGGTGCCAAGTACCCTGACTTCAAGTTCCTCGTCGAAGGTGACACCCCGACATTCCTCTATCTCATCCAAAACGGCCTGGGGTCTCCGGAGCATCCTCACTGGGGCAGCTGGGGCGGCCGGTATAGTTACTCTGACCCGTCCATGACGGGCAATCATTTTGTTGATGCCGTCGACAATGTAGTAGGCATGGATGGGCGGACTTATACCAGCAATTTCGCCACCATTTGGCGCTGGCGACGTGCCTTCCAGACCGACTTTGCAGCGCGTATGCAGTGGACACTCACTGATGATCCTTCCAAGGCTAACCATGCACCTGTTGTCTTTGTCAACGATAGCACCGGTGGTCCAGAGCCTGTCCTGATAGAGGTAGAGGCTGGCGAGAAGCTTCTCCTCGATGCTTCCAGAAGTTACGACCCAGATGGACAAGACATAACCTTTAACTGGTTTCAGTACAAGGAACCAACCGCTGTACAAGGATGGCCTGTTGGTCTTCATCCAGACCTTGACATCATTACTGTAGACTTGAAAGGTCGTGGGGATCAGGTTGAAGTGCAAATTCCGGGACCCGAAGTGTCCGCTCAAGAGCCGATCAGCGGCCAGGCAATGACCAAGGGCCTTGAGTACCATATCGTCCTCGAGGTTCGGGATAACGGAGAGCCCTGTATGACGACCTACAAGCGGGTCGTCATACAAACTACAAACAAGGCTTTACGTGGTAGTAGGGGGACTGCGGTCGCAACAACTGCGGAGTGGATAGAGTTGCCGAAATAG